One genomic region from Oncorhynchus clarkii lewisi isolate Uvic-CL-2024 chromosome 21, UVic_Ocla_1.0, whole genome shotgun sequence encodes:
- the LOC139379164 gene encoding putative transporter SVOPL, producing MGSVGRLRRSSMMAQLVSAIQLDEVEMEVNNPHQEVKEPQTYIVEEEVETIGFDRFHVLFHHHFKILGSASIAEAMEFMLLAVVSSEIHCEWHLDDWEVALVSTVVFAGFMVCGLLSGYVAERCGRWKLYPTAVRSLGMGFCTSFSRIGGMIAPLHSTESVYA from the exons ATGGGCAGTGTAGGGAGACTAAGGAGGTCCTCCATGATGGCTCAGCTGGTTAGCGCCATCCAGCTAGATGAAGTGGAGATGGAGGTCAACAACCCTCACCAAGAGGTCAAAG AGCCACAGACGTACATtgtggaggaagaggtggagacCATCGGCTTTGATCGCTTCCATGTTCTTTTTCATcatcattttaaaat attagggag TGCCAGC ATAGCGGAGGCAATGGAGTTCATGTTGCTGGCCGTGGTGTCTTCTGAGATCCACTGTGAGTGGCATCTGGACGACTGGGAGGTGGCTCTGGTCTCCACGGT GGTGTTTGCGGGGTTCATGGTGTGTGGGTTGTTGAGTGGATACGTGGCTGAGAGATGTGGACGCTGGAAG CTGTACCCGACTGCAGTGCGTTCTCTTGGAATGGGTTTCTGCACTTCTTTCAGCCGCATCGGAGGCATGATCGCCCCCCTTCATAGCACAG AAAGTGTGTACGCTTGA
- the LOC139379163 gene encoding UPF0606 protein KIAA1549-like: MESLILMSTGARMCQRASRGLRTYCAHLLVASLLVSMMMSSSPVEGGVDSNGTTAARSSSRSSSSPSSRWPGASPPKDTGHPGNTDAASVDDEAQGIHLLLRPPDLLSPSQPPPLSPHSQPTLTPPPPWEHAPSLEEAWGSGDYLETLSFMDPEGEELALATTLPSHTYDPDDGASYDTSFPSRPTLPLSSSLLRPSTSLTSPLQEGLPFTHPAEPEGYPPWDEEDYDLGDMFPLEPTELLLPDMNSMEYYTNLLARERDEERNREREWTTPKLGIAPTATTKTHTHPHTHAPSPSPSTGPPPARDHKHTHVPSAGPTPPLTLSPTPWDGQGTLTPGVRPTSRVPPQPPVPRPRVPPATPGRHPPLPPSNTTSLARPPMLRPPGRDPIKPPPPVTYVPGNRPTTTTKATTVTTTTTGTLASVTWTPPVQAPPGRQYLCNVTKPDMYLVRVVLPKSASTVGFGQVRDILKREFNCSVELQVLRTPSSFAFRAVAGPLIFTAMSVINALRQSTPGSSSLPTVSPLYSIPDHKYQIHSVLQFVPSHVDVRVCNFSERVERGLLMAYTETRRRAYEFGNVTVQLLNITIGQAKPQGDQKVPVDITFALRDGRGYLLGSEVSGHLRHLSTVEFSFYLGFPALQIAEPFHYPELNVSHHLRSSWVRTVLLGVQEQTVTERSFKARLERRLALLLEEGLGEGLGDGSQRRRWKRSTAVGNNSLQVVRVSRLAGSGRSLEVVYFVEGPGGERVPADATAATLNRLELQRAAIVLGHRVQRPLAQPVETLTVPPSETPSSSVWLIVGVVVPVLLAIFIIIILYWKLCGSEKLEFQPDAINTIQQRQKLQAPSVKGFDFAKLHLGQHSKDDIMVIQEPGALPMPIKEATPSEGGDVNTPRSKGSSTKAARANRRRGRLSPSDGDSLGSDQSSGRESAEETTRHVATSHEGKQHRNKTPKNGKRQVPPTGSGPDELLSSSSIFDHVDRLSRGSSDGRGRQANKVQLIAMQPRPSPPQRSHSPTLTERVSAEVALRHKSEIEHHRNKLRQRAKRRGQCEFPSMDDILDAFGQAQEDAGQRGCPQRLYSSAHDHMDSILHTDPPSPPTPGESRKRGRRSPRGRRRQQGNGSLPDTDRLTDRDRLLTDHSATYRKYPGLNNVAYMSDPDLPPDHGSPSPNDEVFDHAPPPPPYVPPQPSIEEARQQMHSLLDDAFALVSPSSQGSVSVGVTQVSPALPSPSPSLQTRPSRQWGSYPAAPTHSPFSARYAELGMSPSSVQGLFQRQGLGSGAYVTAEEQLQESVYANRGQYEEPPSSSRPRPVGGSTGAQLHHLTQVGLSSRISAYPGVGRSVSGPTGSSWNQQPLDQDISRPGASRESVLSFPEFSSPTVFQMPSSSLGDHSVPPMLLAPPTPEFPLDESSPSAQSSASLIKAIREELRRLAQKQVAVAGTYS; encoded by the exons ATGGAAAGTCTGATCCTGATGAGCACGGGTGCGAGGATGTGCCAACGAGCCTCTCGGGGCCTCCGCACTTATTGCGCGCATCTGCTGGTAGCTTCCTTGCTGGTGTCCATGATGATGTCAAGCTCACCTGTTGAAG GCGGTGTAGACTCCAACGGAACGACAGCAGCACGGTCGTCATCACGGTCATCATCGTCACCCTCTTCCAGATGGCCAGGTGCCAGCCCACCCAAAGACACTGGTCACCCTGGTAACACTGACGCTGCCTCAGTGGATGATGAAGCTCAGGGCATACACCTCCTCCTGAGACCCCCGGACCTGCTGTCCCCCAGTCAGccccctcctctttccccccaCAGCCAGCccaccctcacccctcctccgcCCTGGGAGCACGCCCCCTCCCTAGAGGAGGCCTGGGGCTCCGGAGACTACCTGGAGACGCTCTCCTTCATGGACCCAGAGGGGGAGGAACTGGCCCTGGCCACAACCTTACCCAGCCACACCTATGACCCTGACGACGGGGCCTCCTACGACACCTCCTTCCCCTCTCGCCCAACACTCCCGCTGTCTTCCAGCCTCCTCCGACCCTCTACGTCCCTCACCTCCCCCCTCCAGGAGGGCCTCCCCTTCACCCACCCTGCTGAACCTGAGGGATACCCTCCCTGGGATGAAGAAGACTACGACCTGGGGGACATGTTTCCTCTGGAGCCCACGGAGCTGCTGCTGCCGGATATGAACAGTATGGAGTACTACACCAATCTgctggccagagagagagatgaggagaggaacagagagagggaatgg ACCACTCCCAAACTCGGCATCGCACCCACCGCtaccacaaaaacacacacacacccacacactcatgcCCCGTCCCCCTCCCCTAGCACAGGGCCCCCTCCAGCCCGGGATCACAAGCACACCCATGTCCCCTCAGCGGGTCCCACCCCTCCCCTGACCCTCTCACCCACTCCCTGGGATGGTCAGGGTACCCTCACCCCTGGAGTTAGACCCACTTCCAGAGTACCCCCTCAGCCTCCTGTTCCGCGGCCCAGAGTCCCCCCAGCTACTCCTGGCAGACACCCTCCACTGCCCCCCTCAAACACCACCAGCCTGGCTCGCCCCCCCATGCTGCGACCTCCAGGGAGGGACCCCATAAAACCACCACCACCCGTGACCTATGTCCCCGGCAACCGACCGACGACCACTACCAAGGCAACCACTGTTACCACAACAACCACTGGCACCCTGGCGAGCGTCACCTGGACTCCCCCAGTCCAGGCCCCTCCAGGACGCCAGTACCTGTGTAACGTCACCAAGCCTGACATGTACCTGGTCAGAGTGG TCCTGCCTAAGTCTGCCTCCACTGTGGGCTTTGGCCAGGTCAGGGACATCTTGAAGAGGGAGTTCAACTGCTCAGTGGAGCTACAG GTCCTGAGAACTCCGTCTAGCTTTGCGTTCCGTGCTGTGGCGGGACCTCTGATCTTCACCGCCATGTCTGTCATCAACGCTCTGCGCCAGTCAACACCAGGCTCCTCCTCGTTACCCACTGTCTCACCCCTCTACAGCATACCTGATCACAAGTACCAGATACACTCTG tGCTGCAGTTCGTGCCCAGTCACgtggatgtgcgtgtgtgtaacttCAGTGAGCGAGTAGAGAGAGGATTGCTGATGGCCTACACAGAGACACGCCGACGCGCATATGAATTTGGCAATGTTACTGTACAG CTTCTGAACATCACCATAGGTCAGGCCAAGCCACAGGGTGACCAGAAGGTTCCTGTGGACATCACGTTTGCGTTGCGTGATGGACGGGGCTACCTGTTAGGGTCAGAGGTCAGCGGTCACCTGAGACACCTAAGCACGGTGGAGTTCAGCTTCTACCTGGGCTTCCCCGCGCTGCAGATCGCTGAAc CCTTCCACTACCCCGAACTGAACGTTTCTCACCATCTACGCTCCTCCTGGGTCCGCACAG tgttacTGGGTGTCCAGGAGCAGACGGTGACTGAGCGGAGCTTCAAGGCTCGTCTGGAGCGCCGTCTGGCCCTGCTGCTGGAGGAGGGGCTGGGGGAAGGGCTGGGGGACGGGAGTCAACGGCGCCGCTGGAAGAGATCCACGGCCGTGGGTAACAACAGCTTACAG GTGGTGCGTGTGTCGAGACTGGCAGGTTCAGGGCGTTCTCTGGAAGTGGTGTATTTTGTGGAGGGACCAGGGGGGGAGAGAGTTCCTGCTGATGCCACCGCTGCCACCCTCAACCGCCTGGAGCTGCAACGGGCTGCCATCGTACTGGGGCACCGCGTCCAGAGACCCCTTGCCCAGC CTGTGGAGACGCTGACAGTGCCCCCGTCTGAGACTCCGAGCAGCAGTGTCTGGCTGATTGTGGGGGTGGTGGTGCCTGTCCTGCTGgctatcttcatcatcatcatcctctacTGGAAACTGTGCGGCTCGGAGAAGCTGGAGTTCCAGCCTGACGCCATCAACACCATCCAGCAGAGACAGAAG ctgcaGGCTCCCAGTGTGAAAGGGTTTGACTTCGCCAAGCTCCACCTGGGGCAGCACAGTAAGGATGACATCATGGTGATCCAGGAGCCTGGTGCCCTCCCTATGCCCATCAAAGAGGCCACCCCCTCTGAGGGAGGGGATGTCAACACTCCCAGATCCAAGGGCTCCTCCACCAAGGCTGCCCGCGCTAACCGCCGTAGGGGGAG ACTGTCCCCGTCAGATGGTGACTCGTTAGGTAGCGACCAAtcgagtggcagagagtctgcaGAGGAGACCACCAGACATGTGGCCACGTCCCACGAGGGGAAACAGCACCGAAACAAAACGCCCAAGAATGGCAAGAGACA agtccctcCCACAGGCAGTGGTCCAGATGAGctgctctcctcttcctccatcttcgACCACGTGGACCGTCTGTCCCGAGGCTCTTCTGACGGCAGGGGTCGCCAGGCCAACAAGGTCCAGTTGATTGCCATGCAGCCCCGGCCCAGCCCACCACAACGCTCACACAGCCCCACCCTCACAGAGAGGGTCAGCGCAGAg gtGGCTCTGAGACATAAATCAGAGATCGAGCACCACAGGAACAAGCTGCGTCAGCGGGCTAAGAGGCGGGGCCAGTGTGAGTTCCCCTCTATGGATGACATCCTGGATGCCTTCGGGCAGGCGCAGGAGGATGCGGGGCAGAGAGGGTGTCCCCAGCGCCTCTACAGCTCAGCCCATGACCACATGGACAGCATCCTGCACACCGACCCCCCCTCGCCCCCCACACCAGGGGAATCCAGGAAGAG GGGGAGGCGCTCTCCTCGGGGCCGGCGGAGGCAGCAGGGGAACGGCAGTctgccagacacagacagactgacggaCAGAGACCGCCTGCTCACAGACCACAGCGCCACCTACAGGAAATACCCTGGACTCAACAATGTGGCCTACATG tcgGACCCGGATCTACCTCCAGACCACGGCAGCCCCTCCCCTAATGATGAGGTGTTTGACCACGCCCCTCCCCCGCCGCCCTACGTGCCCCCCCAGCCGTCCATCGAGGAGGCGCGGCAACAGATGCACTCCCTATTGGACGATGCCTTCGCCCTGGTGTCACCCTCCTCCCAGGGCAGCGTCAGTGTCGGGGTCACGCAGGTCAGCCCCGCCCTGCcgagcccctctccctccctacagaCACGCCCATCACGCCAGTGGGGCTCCTACCCCGCAGCCCCCACACACAGCCCCTTCTCTGCG AGGTATGCAGAGTTGGGGATGTCTCCCTCGTCAGTACAAGGCCTGTTTCAGAG gcagGGCCTGGGTTCGGGGGCCTATGTTACTGCAGAGGAGCAGCTGCAAGAGTCTGTCTATGCCAACAGGGGGCAGTATGAAgagcctccctcctcctccagaccTCGGCCTGTTGGGGGGAGCACAG GTGCTCAGCTGCATCACCTGACTCAGGTGGGGTTGTCAAGCCGGATCAGTGCGTACCCTGGGGTGGGCCGCAGTGTCTCTGGGCCAACAGGCTCCAGCTGGAACCAGCAGCCTTTAGACCAGGACATCTCCAGACCTGGAGCCAGCAGAGAGAGT gtgctGTCATTCCCTGAGTTCTCCTCCCCCACTGTGTTTCAGATGCCCAGCTCCTCTCTGGGAGACCATTCTGTCCCCCCGATGCTCCTGGCCCCTCCCACTCCAGAGTTCCCCCTAGACGAGTCCTCCCCCTCAGCCCAAAGCTCCGCCTCCCTCATCAAGGCCATCAGGGAGGAGCTACGACGACTTGCCCAGAAACAGGTTGCTGTGGCCGGCACCTACTCCTAG